One Tessaracoccus lacteus DNA window includes the following coding sequences:
- a CDS encoding IS110 family transposase yields the protein MMPTHPSTVVAGVDTHLATHHVAVLDHTTGALLGDLEIETSLTGYRQLLDFVTSFGTVALVGVEGTSSYGAGLSRFLTRAGIAVREVIRPKRAARRLHGKTDPLDAILAARTLLTGETLPLPKPGTGNVEAIRVLLTARESAVKARTQAIVQLKSLLVTAPDQVRDTYRRLTGKALHAKLAACRPHGPVDQSSTMTALRSLARRIRDLDDEINLLNPQLQTLVAQTAPGVLDLVGVGVISAAQLLVTVGDDPTRIHSKAAFAKLCGVAPIPASSGKTHRMRLNRGGDRRANRALHTIALARARIDPDTIAYLAKKQAEGKTRREATRCLKRYISHLIITAIWTPPVVPPINDLRPLRHAKGLTTTQAGHALGVWPARISGIERGTLRNDTLTTRYREWLTTA from the coding sequence ATGATGCCAACCCATCCATCCACAGTGGTAGCGGGAGTCGATACCCATCTCGCCACCCACCACGTCGCGGTCCTCGACCACACCACCGGGGCACTCCTCGGCGACCTGGAGATCGAGACCAGTCTCACCGGGTACCGCCAGCTGCTGGACTTCGTCACTTCGTTCGGGACGGTCGCACTGGTCGGGGTCGAGGGAACCTCGTCGTATGGGGCGGGCCTGTCCCGGTTCCTGACCCGGGCCGGGATCGCAGTGCGTGAGGTGATCCGCCCGAAACGCGCCGCCCGCAGACTCCATGGCAAGACCGACCCGTTGGACGCGATCCTGGCCGCCCGCACCCTCCTGACCGGCGAGACCCTCCCCCTGCCGAAACCCGGCACCGGCAATGTTGAAGCGATCCGGGTCCTCCTGACGGCGCGGGAGTCCGCGGTCAAGGCCCGCACCCAGGCCATCGTCCAACTCAAAAGCCTGCTCGTGACCGCCCCGGACCAGGTCCGCGACACCTACCGCCGACTCACTGGGAAGGCCCTCCACGCGAAGCTGGCCGCCTGCCGACCCCACGGCCCCGTCGACCAGTCCTCCACCATGACCGCGCTGCGGTCCCTGGCGCGACGGATCCGTGACCTCGACGACGAGATCAACCTCCTCAACCCCCAGCTGCAGACCCTGGTCGCCCAGACAGCACCCGGCGTCCTCGATCTCGTCGGGGTCGGGGTGATCTCCGCCGCCCAACTGCTGGTCACCGTCGGCGACGACCCGACCCGGATCCACTCGAAGGCAGCGTTCGCGAAACTCTGCGGCGTCGCCCCGATCCCCGCCTCCTCCGGCAAAACCCACCGGATGCGCCTCAACCGCGGCGGAGACCGACGCGCGAACCGGGCCCTACACACCATCGCCCTGGCCAGAGCCCGCATCGATCCTGACACGATCGCCTACCTCGCGAAGAAACAAGCAGAAGGCAAAACCCGCCGCGAAGCGACCCGCTGCCTCAAGCGCTACATCTCCCACCTGATCATCACCGCGATCTGGACCCCACCCGTGGTCCCACCCATCAACGACCTCAGACCCCTCCGCCACGCCAAAGGCCTCACCACCACCCAAGCCGGCCACGCACTCGGCGTCTGGCCAGCCCGCATCTCCGGCATCGAACGCGGAACACTGCGCAACGACACCCTCACCACCCGCTACAGAGAATGGCTCACAACCGCTTGA
- a CDS encoding DMT family transporter, with amino-acid sequence MKPGYAWPVLLASAVLEAVWANALSASAGFSVLLPTVVFAVAVVGSMIGLAAAMRHIPTGTAYAVWTSVGTVLTVAYAAATGNEELSWLKVMFLAAIIGCVVGLKRLDASVAEH; translated from the coding sequence GTGAAGCCGGGCTACGCGTGGCCGGTGCTGCTCGCCAGCGCCGTGCTGGAGGCCGTGTGGGCGAACGCGCTGTCCGCGAGCGCCGGGTTCAGCGTGCTGCTGCCGACGGTGGTGTTCGCCGTCGCGGTCGTTGGGTCGATGATCGGCCTGGCCGCCGCCATGCGCCACATCCCGACAGGGACGGCCTACGCCGTGTGGACCAGCGTCGGTACGGTGCTGACGGTTGCGTATGCCGCGGCGACGGGCAACGAGGAGCTGTCATGGCTGAAGGTGATGTTCCTCGCGGCGATCATCGGCTGCGTCGTCGGCCTGAAGCGCCTCGATGCCTCGGTGGCGGAACACTGA
- a CDS encoding DMT family transporter, whose amino-acid sequence MAWVILIGSGVLEAVWATALGRSDGLKRPVPTVVFIVAGVLSLVGLGTALATLPTGTAYAVWTATGASLTVAWAMLTGAESASVKKVLLLTGIVVSVIGLKVIS is encoded by the coding sequence ATGGCCTGGGTCATTCTCATCGGCTCTGGAGTGCTCGAGGCCGTCTGGGCGACGGCGCTCGGGCGCTCCGACGGGCTCAAACGGCCCGTGCCGACGGTTGTCTTCATCGTCGCCGGAGTGCTGAGCCTCGTCGGTCTCGGCACTGCCCTGGCGACGTTGCCGACCGGCACCGCGTACGCCGTGTGGACCGCGACCGGGGCGTCGCTCACCGTCGCCTGGGCGATGCTGACAGGCGCCGAGTCGGCCAGCGTGAAGAAGGTGCTGCTGCTGACTGGGATCGTGGTCAGCGTCATCGGGCTCAAGGTGATCTCGTGA
- a CDS encoding DUF885 domain-containing protein, with protein MSETRTPLDQIADAYVDTMVSLSPTLATHLGFEGDHTALDDYSPAGLKAVADATRATLRKVEDAEALNANDVVTRNAMIERLSLELELFDAGETYAALNNLASPLQDIRSIFDLMATDTEDDWRTIAGRMANVGGAIDGYIESLRYAAERPELPFPAIRQINIGIQQSDELAGDTSFWNQLADDDRAPDSLRVDLKAGADVARAAYARLADTFRSLTDRAPVADGVGRERYQRFSREFLGATVDLDETYQWGLEELQRIITEQEAIAVELYGDGTTPEEAMKRLDEDPGRQLQGTDALQKWMQTTADAAVDALAGESFDIADELRRLECCIAPTQDGGIYYTGPTADFSRPGRMWWSVPPGVTEFATWREKTTVYHEGVPGHHLQIGQATYRAKDLNKWRSLLCWVSGHGEGWALYAERLMADLGFLDDPGDRMGMLDAQRMRAARVVLDIGVHVGKECPEEWGGGIWDEAKAWPFLKANVNMAEEFVRFELDRYLGWPGQAPSYKVGQRLWEQARDETAAREGDEFSLKAFHSRALDLGSVGLDVLREALAG; from the coding sequence ATGAGTGAGACCCGCACCCCCCTGGATCAGATCGCCGACGCGTATGTCGACACCATGGTCAGCCTCAGCCCGACCCTTGCGACGCACCTCGGCTTCGAGGGCGACCACACCGCGCTCGACGACTACTCCCCCGCCGGCCTCAAGGCCGTCGCCGACGCGACCCGCGCGACTCTGCGCAAGGTCGAGGACGCCGAGGCGCTCAACGCCAACGATGTCGTGACGCGCAACGCGATGATCGAGCGGCTCTCGCTCGAGCTCGAGCTGTTCGACGCCGGCGAGACCTACGCGGCGCTGAACAACCTCGCCTCCCCGCTGCAGGACATCCGCAGCATCTTCGACCTGATGGCCACCGACACCGAGGACGACTGGCGCACGATCGCCGGCCGCATGGCAAACGTCGGCGGCGCGATCGACGGCTACATCGAGTCGCTGCGCTACGCCGCCGAGCGTCCCGAGCTGCCATTCCCCGCGATCCGCCAGATCAACATCGGCATCCAGCAGTCCGACGAGCTGGCCGGCGACACGTCGTTCTGGAACCAGCTGGCCGACGACGACCGCGCGCCCGACTCGCTCCGCGTGGACCTCAAGGCCGGCGCCGACGTCGCCCGCGCCGCCTACGCGCGCCTGGCCGACACGTTCCGCTCGCTGACCGACCGCGCCCCCGTCGCCGACGGGGTCGGGCGCGAGCGCTACCAGCGCTTCTCGCGGGAGTTCCTCGGCGCCACCGTCGACCTCGACGAGACCTACCAGTGGGGTCTCGAGGAGCTGCAGCGGATCATCACGGAGCAGGAGGCCATCGCCGTCGAGCTGTACGGCGACGGCACCACCCCCGAGGAGGCCATGAAGCGTCTCGATGAGGACCCCGGCCGCCAGCTGCAGGGCACCGACGCGCTCCAGAAGTGGATGCAGACCACCGCCGACGCGGCCGTCGACGCGCTGGCGGGCGAGAGCTTCGACATCGCCGACGAGCTGCGTCGCCTCGAGTGCTGCATCGCCCCAACGCAGGACGGCGGAATCTACTACACCGGCCCGACGGCCGACTTCTCCCGACCGGGTCGCATGTGGTGGTCCGTCCCGCCGGGCGTGACCGAGTTCGCCACCTGGCGCGAGAAGACCACCGTCTACCACGAGGGCGTTCCGGGTCACCACCTGCAGATCGGGCAGGCGACCTACCGCGCGAAGGACCTGAACAAGTGGCGTTCGCTGCTGTGCTGGGTCTCCGGGCATGGCGAGGGCTGGGCCCTGTACGCGGAGCGGCTGATGGCTGACCTCGGTTTCCTCGACGATCCGGGCGACCGCATGGGCATGCTCGACGCGCAGCGCATGCGCGCGGCCCGTGTCGTCCTCGACATCGGCGTCCACGTCGGCAAGGAGTGTCCCGAGGAGTGGGGCGGCGGCATCTGGGACGAAGCGAAGGCCTGGCCGTTCCTGAAGGCCAACGTGAACATGGCCGAGGAGTTCGTGCGCTTCGAGCTCGACCGCTACCTCGGCTGGCCGGGACAGGCACCGTCGTACAAGGTCGGGCAGCGGCTGTGGGAGCAGGCGCGCGACGAGACCGCGGCCCGCGAGGGTGACGAGTTCAGCCTGAAGGCGTTCCACTCCCGGGCGCTCGACCTCGGGTCGGTCGGGCTCGACGTCCTGCGCGAGGCGCTGGCCGGCTGA
- a CDS encoding extensin family protein: MVRRRALLAAAVTLPLTGCVDVGSFDGSTLGGCRTPDSLVSFDTVGGAPLAYELSGNRQAFRADPRFIELLDAWAADWESAAGLGQLTEISTYGAYVDRCESWHAAGRAFDFAVVRHEDGEVSCRYDEWGDDAGRLRDYWRLAASLAAHLTYTLTLSYNAQHHNHIHVDNGVSGYDAPRFREQSRAQVQVIQGVVRHVFGRDCPENGSYDDATRDAVRSVQSQLGITAPLADVDGWRQFLTRAASGG, translated from the coding sequence GTGGTCAGAAGGCGCGCCCTGCTGGCGGCGGCGGTGACGCTGCCGCTGACGGGGTGCGTCGACGTCGGTTCGTTCGACGGGTCGACGCTCGGCGGCTGCCGGACCCCGGACAGCCTGGTCTCGTTCGACACCGTCGGCGGGGCGCCACTGGCCTACGAGCTGTCGGGGAACCGGCAGGCGTTCCGCGCCGACCCGCGATTCATCGAACTCCTCGACGCCTGGGCCGCCGACTGGGAGTCGGCGGCCGGGCTCGGACAGCTGACGGAGATCTCGACCTACGGCGCCTATGTCGACCGCTGCGAGTCCTGGCACGCGGCGGGACGCGCCTTCGACTTCGCCGTCGTGCGACACGAGGACGGCGAGGTGTCGTGCCGCTACGACGAGTGGGGCGACGACGCGGGTCGGCTGCGGGACTACTGGCGGCTGGCCGCCTCGCTCGCGGCGCACCTCACGTACACGCTGACACTCAGCTACAACGCCCAGCACCACAACCACATCCACGTGGACAACGGGGTGAGCGGCTACGACGCCCCCCGGTTCCGGGAGCAATCACGCGCCCAGGTGCAGGTGATCCAGGGCGTGGTGCGCCACGTGTTCGGCCGCGACTGCCCCGAGAACGGAAGCTATGACGACGCGACCCGCGACGCCGTGCGCTCCGTCCAGTCCCAGCTGGGCATCACCGCCCCGCTGGCCGACGTCGACGGCTGGCGCCAGTTCCTCACCCGCGCCGCCTCGGGAGGCTGA